One genomic region from Microcystis panniformis FACHB-1757 encodes:
- a CDS encoding glycosyltransferase, which yields MNKKISVLAPDLSGGGGTRVYLIAQVLQQLNCQVTVYGPIFGREIYPTPPGNLPLVSVKGNNYPQFFGQIKTLLDRLSGEIIYAVKPRPTSFGIGLLKRFFSPRPLILDIDDWEMSWFGGDRWSYRPYPRQLARDILKKNGALRDPNHPLYLHWMENLINRADAVTVNNQFLQKRYGGIYLPNGKDTQLFDPNLYDPVACRQKYGLSAYKVLMFPGTARPHKGLEDVLIALDKIADPDFKLVVVGGRQIGDGYLDSLLEKGQPWLIHLPAQPLDRMPEVVAAAHAIIVPQRDEATANAQFPIKLTDGMAMAKPIISTKVADIPEILADIGYLVEPRSPEQLAVIIREVFNHLDSANARGLKARERCIASYSTTAMATTLSGIITSLEGKY from the coding sequence GTGAACAAAAAAATCTCTGTTTTAGCACCAGATTTATCCGGTGGTGGTGGCACAAGAGTCTATTTGATTGCTCAAGTCTTGCAACAGCTAAACTGTCAGGTGACGGTTTATGGTCCGATTTTTGGCCGGGAAATCTATCCCACCCCACCGGGGAATTTACCCCTGGTATCGGTCAAAGGCAATAATTATCCCCAGTTTTTTGGCCAGATCAAAACTTTACTCGATCGCCTCTCCGGAGAGATTATCTACGCGGTTAAACCCCGTCCCACCAGTTTCGGCATCGGTTTACTGAAACGTTTTTTTTCCCCACGTCCCCTAATTCTCGATATTGACGATTGGGAAATGAGTTGGTTTGGTGGCGATCGATGGTCCTATCGTCCTTATCCTCGACAATTAGCTAGGGATATCCTCAAAAAAAATGGTGCGCTTAGGGACCCGAATCACCCTCTCTATCTGCATTGGATGGAAAATTTAATTAACCGCGCTGATGCGGTGACGGTTAATAATCAATTTTTGCAAAAGCGCTATGGGGGGATTTATTTACCGAATGGCAAGGATACGCAACTTTTCGATCCCAATCTCTACGATCCTGTCGCTTGTCGTCAAAAATACGGTTTATCCGCGTATAAAGTCTTAATGTTCCCGGGTACAGCTAGACCCCACAAAGGTTTAGAAGATGTCTTAATCGCTTTAGATAAAATTGCTGATCCTGATTTTAAATTGGTGGTGGTCGGTGGTCGCCAAATCGGGGATGGTTATCTGGATAGCTTGCTAGAAAAAGGTCAACCTTGGTTAATTCATTTACCTGCTCAACCGCTCGATCGAATGCCGGAAGTTGTGGCCGCTGCTCATGCTATTATCGTTCCCCAGAGGGATGAAGCCACGGCTAACGCCCAATTTCCGATTAAACTCACCGATGGTATGGCGATGGCTAAACCGATTATTTCCACTAAAGTGGCAGATATTCCCGAAATTTTAGCTGATATTGGCTATTTAGTCGAACCTAGATCGCCAGAGCAACTAGCTGTCATAATTAGAGAAGTTTTTAATCATCTCGACTCGGCTAATGCACGAGGACTAAAAGCGAGAGAGCGCTGTATCGCCTCCTACAGT
- a CDS encoding ArsB/NhaD family transporter, whose product MLESLPMWIAAMTFVAVIVVIMFEWLHITVAALLGALILVFTHIMTLQEAVGYISRSYGTLALFFGVMVLVRAFEPTKIFDYLAAQMVLLAKGQGKLLLIGIVAITTPICAVLPNATTVMLLAPLIPPLAQDIGVDFVPLLILMVFVANSAGLLTIVGDPATYIVGDSINITFMEYLQRLSLGGALAVITILLMLPWLFPKIWRTKFEHLEDLPHPQINHPRVLALGGIIVFLVLFLFVVGESFPVPIAPAAVALMGAALALLLAQQSKIDTVHNILRDVDWSTLLFFMSIFVLIGGLEKTGVVNSVSGFLAIILGKNIFLGSLVLLFFVGFVSSVVPNIPLVVAMVPLLKQYLVNVNLVGTEVLSPDYAGSFPPEVLPLFYAMMYGATLGGNGTLVGASSNIVAAGIAEQHGGKITFHTFLRYGLPVMFTQLVVSAMYMLVFFV is encoded by the coding sequence ATGCTGGAATCTTTACCAATGTGGATTGCTGCGATGACTTTTGTTGCAGTCATTGTGGTTATTATGTTCGAGTGGCTTCATATTACCGTAGCGGCTTTACTGGGGGCTTTAATCTTAGTTTTTACCCATATCATGACTCTCCAGGAAGCGGTGGGTTATATCAGTCGCAGTTATGGCACTCTTGCCCTATTTTTTGGGGTGATGGTATTAGTGAGAGCCTTTGAACCAACGAAAATTTTTGATTATTTAGCAGCACAAATGGTGCTTTTAGCCAAGGGACAGGGCAAATTATTACTAATAGGAATTGTTGCTATTACTACCCCGATCTGTGCGGTATTGCCCAACGCCACCACGGTGATGTTGTTAGCACCTTTAATTCCCCCATTGGCACAGGATATAGGTGTGGATTTTGTGCCGCTCTTAATCCTGATGGTTTTCGTGGCTAACAGTGCGGGATTATTAACTATTGTTGGTGATCCTGCTACTTATATCGTCGGTGATTCTATTAATATAACCTTCATGGAATACCTACAGCGTTTGAGTTTAGGTGGTGCGCTGGCAGTAATTACCATTCTGCTTATGTTACCTTGGTTATTCCCCAAAATCTGGCGGACAAAATTCGAGCATTTAGAAGACTTACCCCATCCGCAAATTAATCATCCGCGCGTCCTAGCTCTGGGGGGAATTATCGTCTTTTTAGTCTTATTTTTATTCGTGGTCGGTGAATCTTTTCCCGTACCTATTGCTCCTGCTGCCGTTGCTCTGATGGGGGCAGCTTTAGCCCTACTTTTAGCCCAGCAATCGAAGATAGATACGGTGCATAATATTCTCCGAGATGTGGACTGGAGTACCCTATTATTTTTCATGTCAATTTTTGTCCTAATTGGCGGCTTAGAAAAAACTGGGGTAGTTAATAGTGTATCGGGATTTCTGGCGATAATTTTAGGCAAAAATATCTTTTTAGGTTCTCTAGTCTTGCTGTTTTTTGTCGGTTTTGTTTCCAGTGTCGTTCCGAATATTCCCCTAGTGGTGGCCATGGTTCCACTACTGAAACAGTACCTTGTTAATGTTAATTTAGTCGGGACGGAGGTTCTTTCTCCCGATTATGCCGGTTCTTTTCCCCCGGAAGTTTTACCGCTTTTCTATGCGATGATGTATGGAGCCACCCTAGGAGGTAATGGTACTTTAGTGGGGGCTTCTTCTAATATTGTCGCCGCCGGCATCGCCGAACAACACGGGGGCAAAATTACTTTTCATACCTTCCTGCGCTACGGTTTACCAGTGATGTTTACTCAGTTAGTCGTCTCGGCTATGTATATGTTAGTTTTCTTTGTCTAG
- a CDS encoding DUF3172 domain-containing protein — translation MNRRPRYTPPRSRDRDYDRSYGDDSRASSPGGLLAKLNYAMIALIGGIFVLGVGLGLVFSSTANFSPENVASREVIDRSAPNAELCVQFGASAIVTDLRVYVTLNPFNVFVTQPVMQPGCVLRRNNWSILEQQKLVDGQQVQSCKNRMNTFGYTGPLEGKPKIDCIFQNEAGGNLFVNPAGAVGPRPDTDKF, via the coding sequence ATGAATAGAAGACCCCGTTATACTCCTCCTCGATCGCGTGATCGTGATTATGACCGCTCCTATGGCGATGACTCCCGCGCTTCGTCCCCCGGTGGCCTATTGGCAAAATTGAACTATGCCATGATTGCCCTGATTGGTGGTATTTTTGTACTAGGAGTGGGTCTCGGTCTGGTATTCAGTTCTACTGCCAATTTTAGCCCCGAAAACGTCGCCTCCCGGGAAGTAATTGATCGCAGCGCCCCCAATGCGGAATTATGCGTGCAATTTGGGGCCAGTGCCATTGTCACCGATTTGCGGGTTTATGTCACCCTTAACCCCTTTAATGTTTTTGTCACCCAACCAGTCATGCAACCCGGTTGCGTTTTGCGACGCAATAACTGGTCAATTTTAGAACAACAAAAATTAGTCGATGGACAGCAGGTACAAAGTTGTAAAAACCGGATGAATACCTTTGGTTATACCGGCCCCTTGGAAGGCAAACCGAAAATCGATTGTATCTTCCAAAATGAAGCTGGGGGTAATCTTTTTGTTAATCCTGCTGGCGCTGTTGGCCCCAGACCAGATACAGATAAATTCTAA
- a CDS encoding P-II family nitrogen regulator gives MLESPHPSLQTVKKVDIIVSHAFLEETLSVLDVVGVSGYTVFGNASGKGDRGLSCDDFDCDYSGSYIMTVCNSDEQLGRLIDKIQPILKKAGGIFVVTTAQWLTH, from the coding sequence ATGCTTGAATCCCCCCATCCTTCCCTACAAACTGTCAAAAAAGTGGACATAATTGTTAGTCATGCTTTTCTGGAAGAAACCTTAAGCGTTCTTGATGTTGTCGGAGTTTCCGGTTATACCGTCTTTGGCAATGCTTCGGGAAAAGGCGATCGAGGTTTATCCTGTGATGACTTCGATTGTGATTACAGTGGTAGCTATATTATGACGGTTTGTAATAGTGACGAACAACTTGGTCGTCTGATCGATAAAATTCAGCCTATTTTAAAAAAAGCTGGCGGAATTTTTGTGGTGACTACGGCCCAATGGCTAACTCATTAG
- a CDS encoding sodium-dependent bicarbonate transport family permease has product MDGSLILFNILNPPVLFFFLGMLAVFFKSDLEIPQPLPKLFSLYLLMAIGFKGGYELAESGINNQIALTLIASVVMACIVPIYTFFILKIKLDSANAAAIAAAYGSISAVTFITASSFLEKLHISYGGHMVAALALMESPAIVVGLILVRVFKEKNGEEEAFSWSKVLHEAFLNGSVFLLVGSVVIGMLTGERGWEKLQPFTQGIFYGALTFFLLDMGLVAAKRIRELGKTGSFLIGFSVFIPVINAMVGILIAKVLGFEQGNALLFAVLCASASYIAVPAAMRMTVPEANPSLYVSMALALTFPFNIIIGIPLYLEMIKIIGCGV; this is encoded by the coding sequence ATGGATGGCAGCTTAATCCTGTTCAATATTCTCAATCCGCCGGTTTTGTTCTTTTTCTTAGGAATGCTGGCAGTATTTTTTAAATCCGACCTAGAGATTCCCCAACCACTGCCTAAACTCTTTTCTCTCTATCTGTTGATGGCGATTGGTTTCAAGGGAGGTTATGAACTAGCGGAAAGTGGCATCAATAACCAAATTGCTTTAACTTTGATTGCCTCTGTGGTTATGGCTTGCATCGTTCCCATTTACACTTTCTTTATCCTGAAAATTAAACTCGATAGTGCCAATGCAGCAGCGATCGCAGCAGCCTATGGTTCCATTAGTGCCGTTACTTTCATCACCGCCAGTTCTTTTTTAGAAAAACTTCATATTTCCTATGGCGGTCACATGGTAGCGGCCTTAGCTTTAATGGAATCGCCGGCGATTGTAGTGGGTTTAATCCTGGTGCGAGTCTTTAAAGAGAAAAATGGCGAAGAAGAAGCGTTTTCTTGGTCAAAGGTTCTACATGAAGCCTTTTTAAATGGTTCGGTATTTCTCTTAGTCGGTAGTGTTGTTATTGGTATGCTCACGGGGGAAAGAGGCTGGGAAAAATTACAACCTTTCACTCAAGGGATTTTTTATGGTGCTTTAACTTTCTTTCTCCTAGATATGGGATTAGTGGCTGCGAAAAGAATTCGAGAATTAGGCAAAACTGGTTCTTTTCTCATCGGTTTCTCGGTGTTCATTCCCGTCATCAATGCTATGGTGGGGATTCTCATCGCTAAGGTTCTCGGATTTGAACAGGGCAATGCTTTATTATTCGCTGTTTTGTGTGCCAGTGCCTCTTATATTGCTGTTCCTGCGGCCATGAGAATGACTGTTCCTGAAGCTAATCCTAGTTTATACGTTTCTATGGCCTTGGCTTTAACTTTTCCTTTCAATATCATCATCGGTATTCCTCTGTACCTAGAGATGATCAAAATCATTGGCTGTGGAGTCTAA
- the rimI gene encoding ribosomal protein S18-alanine N-acetyltransferase: MPKIQLKTPKSPHLAAMVALDRTSLGGIWTLSGYQRELNSPNSELLILTLDGEDETLIGLACSWAILEEAHITLLAIYPDYQRQGLGKLLLYKLLEKAVQRQLERATLEVRVSNQSAIALYEHFGFRIAGERKNYYPQTGESALIFWRNDLQTAAFQEQLSKWRQEILSRLAQGEWQLEEETRAKIDTMGMS, from the coding sequence ATGCCAAAAATCCAGCTTAAAACCCCAAAATCCCCACATCTTGCCGCCATGGTAGCACTTGATCGCACCAGTCTCGGCGGTATCTGGACGTTATCGGGATATCAACGGGAATTAAACAGCCCCAACAGTGAATTATTAATTCTTACCCTGGACGGGGAGGACGAAACCCTAATCGGATTAGCTTGTTCTTGGGCAATTCTCGAAGAAGCGCATATTACCCTCCTGGCAATTTATCCCGACTATCAAAGACAAGGATTAGGAAAACTGCTTCTCTACAAACTGCTTGAGAAAGCTGTACAAAGACAACTGGAAAGGGCTACGCTAGAGGTGAGGGTATCGAACCAGTCAGCGATCGCGCTCTACGAGCATTTTGGCTTCCGCATCGCTGGAGAGCGTAAAAATTATTATCCGCAAACTGGCGAATCGGCCCTAATTTTCTGGCGCAACGATCTACAAACGGCCGCTTTTCAGGAACAATTAAGCAAGTGGCGACAAGAAATCCTCTCAAGACTGGCGCAGGGAGAGTGGCAATTAGAGGAAGAAACCAGAGCCAAAATAGATACCATGGGGATGTCATGA
- a CDS encoding glycosyltransferase family 4 protein translates to MRILVLAWEFPPRLVGGIARHVAELYPEIVKLGHEVHLITIEFGQAPSYELVEGIHIHRVPVPPGNDFFHWVVNMNNSMGQQGGKLIAEYGKFDLVHAHDWLVGDAAIAMKHLFKIPLIATIHATEYGRYNGLHTDTQRYIAGKEGTLVYNAWRVIVCTGYMRHEVHRALGAPWDKIDVVYNGIRAEKKQRDPNFDYRAFRRQYAEDHEKIVYYVGRMTFEKGVSVLLNAAPKVLAQTEAKTKFVIIGGGNTDKLKQQAWHLGIWHHCYFTGFMSDENLDRFQTVADCAVFPSLYEPFGIVALESFAARVPVVVSDTCGFPEVVRHGQTGIVTRVNNPDSLAWGILEVLNHPEYAHELANNAYEDLEKRFHWANLARQTETVYGLVVQERQLVEWR, encoded by the coding sequence ATGAGGATTTTAGTGTTGGCGTGGGAATTTCCACCGCGATTAGTGGGCGGTATCGCCCGTCATGTCGCTGAACTCTATCCCGAAATCGTCAAACTCGGTCATGAAGTCCATTTAATCACGATCGAATTCGGTCAGGCCCCCAGTTACGAACTGGTCGAAGGCATTCACATCCACCGCGTCCCCGTCCCCCCCGGCAATGACTTTTTCCATTGGGTGGTCAACATGAATAACAGCATGGGGCAACAGGGCGGCAAACTAATCGCCGAATACGGAAAATTTGACCTTGTTCATGCCCACGATTGGTTAGTAGGGGATGCGGCCATTGCCATGAAACATCTCTTTAAAATCCCCCTGATTGCCACTATTCACGCCACGGAATACGGACGTTATAACGGACTGCACACCGACACCCAACGCTATATCGCCGGCAAAGAGGGAACCCTCGTCTATAATGCTTGGCGCGTTATCGTCTGTACCGGCTATATGCGTCATGAAGTCCATCGGGCTTTGGGCGCACCCTGGGATAAGATCGATGTGGTTTATAACGGTATTCGGGCCGAGAAAAAGCAAAGAGACCCTAACTTTGATTACCGAGCTTTTCGTCGTCAATATGCCGAAGATCACGAAAAAATCGTCTATTATGTCGGGCGCATGACCTTTGAAAAGGGGGTTTCGGTGTTACTCAACGCTGCCCCAAAAGTCCTCGCTCAGACCGAGGCTAAAACTAAATTTGTGATTATCGGTGGCGGCAATACCGACAAACTTAAACAACAGGCTTGGCATCTCGGTATCTGGCATCATTGTTATTTTACGGGCTTTATGTCCGATGAAAACCTCGATCGCTTCCAAACCGTGGCCGATTGTGCCGTTTTTCCCAGTCTTTACGAACCTTTTGGCATTGTCGCCCTGGAAAGTTTCGCCGCTAGGGTTCCCGTGGTAGTTTCCGATACCTGCGGTTTTCCCGAAGTTGTCCGTCATGGTCAAACGGGAATTGTCACCCGGGTCAATAATCCCGATTCCCTCGCTTGGGGCATTTTGGAGGTTTTAAATCATCCCGAATACGCCCACGAATTAGCTAATAACGCCTACGAAGACCTAGAAAAACGCTTTC